The genomic segment CCGGAGACGACGGAGGTGCCGTTGGCGAGGAGCTGGTAGTTGCTGCCGCTGATCTGCAAGCTGTAGTTCGTCAGGGCGGCGGTGGTATCGAAGAACCCTTCTTCGGCCTTGGTGAAGCTCGGCCCGGACTGTGCCCAGATGCGGTCTGACCAGAAGCCCAGCTCGATTCCCATGAGGTCGCTGGTGATCGCAATCACGGAGACACCGGAGCGGTTGGGGCCATTTACCCCATCGTGGGTCTCGCTATCCACCTTGAGGGTGAAGCCCAACGAGAAGCCTTGCGTGCGGTTGAGGGTCTGGTCAAAGCGGGAGAACCCTGCTTGGGTGCTATTGTCGGGGAGGGTGGTATTGAGGACGGTCGCGCCCCCGGCGAAGGTCTCAAAACCGGGAGGGAAGACAAGCCAGCCGCCGTATTGGCTAACTCTTTGCCCCCCTGCGCCATCGTAGAGCGTGGTCTGAGCGACAGCGGGGGCGCTGAGGGCAAGAAGGGGAACGGAGAGAGCAAGTAAGCGTTTCATAGGTTTCCTTTGAGGTGGGATTCGAAGTCTTGCCGTGCCTCTTCGGAGAGGGCCTCGGCGCAGAACCAGGTATCGTCCATGGTCGCCGCGAGGATGCTGTCGGTGAACCAGAAGCGGAGCTCTTGGGGATGGACCAGCGGCTCGTCGGCGACCGGGCTGAAGAGGCGCGCGGCATCGGCGAGTGGGGTGGGCGTGTCAAGCTCCAGCGGATGATCGGCGCTGGTCACCAGCTCAAAGGCCAGCGCTTGGGCGGCGAAGTCGCTGAAGTAGGCCGTGGACGGCAGGAGCAAGTACTCGCTTCCCAGGACGCCATCGGCATCCTCGATATAGACCGGCGGGTTGGCCAGGTGGCTATCGGATTCCAGGACCACCCAGCTGTAGAGGTACTGGTTCTCATCGTAGAGGATCAGCCGGCGCGGGTAGTCCGCCTCCTCGCCCGCGAGCCCCTCCCCCTCAAGGTCGTCCCAGAGCGAGCACCACTCCAGCTGTGTGTAGGGAGTCAGGTGGAGCTGTGAGCCGGGGTGGTAGAGACGCTCGCACTTGCCAACAGCACCGTACCAAGCCCGCACGAGAGCGGGTAGGGGCCGGCCTAGCTCCTGGTTGAGGGCATCGAGCTCCATGGCGCTCAGGCCTTCCTCCGGAGTGAGGGGGGCACCAAGCCAGGGCTCGACAAGGGAGAAGGCAGTCTTCCAGCTAGGGGGGAGTGTGTTCATTGTGGTTGGGTCGTGTTGCGCGGGAGCGGAGGCTCGTCGGTGAGGGGCGGGGCGATGGCGCGGCGACGGCGGCGGCGTGCGCGGCGTGCCCGCTCCTGGGCGAGCTGGCGCTGGCGCAGGAGGAGAAGCAGACCGCCCCCGCCGCCAAGCAGGCCAACCCAGAGCCAGGGGCTTCGCCCGGTTGCCTGCACCACGGAGCGCTTGACGGCGCGGGTCGCCGTGAGAGGGACTTGGGTGACAGGCTTGCCGTCGCGCAGGACCGTGAGGCTCGCGACCGCCTGGCCTTGTGCGATGGGGGCGGTGTTGGTCGTGGGGGTGACCCGTGTCTCGATCGTGCTGGGACGCAGGCGGTCCTGAGTGATGTGGAGCGTCTCTGCGACTGTCGCCGCGACCCGCCCCTCCGCCCCGAGGCGTGTCGGGACCCAGGCCGTGCGCTGGCCACTCACTGCAACCGTCTTGGCGGAGAAGCGCGCAAAGCCCCACTCGATCAAGGGAACCGTGTCCCCGACCGCGTTGCTGGGGGCCGCCAGAATGACCGCGAGGAGCCGCCTGCCGTTGCGGGTGGCGGAGCCCACAAAGCAGTGGCGGGCGGCGTTGGTGAAGCCCGTCTTAACCCCATCGGCGCCGGGGACCACATCGTAGAAGCTCTTCTTTGCCTTCGAGGCCACGACCAGGTCCTTAAAGTTGATCGAGCGGCTGATTGTCCGCTTGGGAGTCCCGACAGCATCGGCGAAGCGCGGGTTCTGGAGCGCGGCCCGTGCGATCAGGGCGAGGTCGCGTGCGGTGGTGTAGTGGTTGGGGTTGTGCAGGCCATGCGGGTTGACAAAGTGGCTATTGGTCGCTCCGAGCTCTGCGGCCCGCGTGTTCATCTTCTCCGCAAAGGCTGGCACCGAGCCCGCGACATGCTCCGCGATCACCACTCCCCCGTCGTTGGCGGAGCGCAGGAGAAAGCCATAGAGGAGCTGCTCGGCACGGAAACGCTCACCGGGCTTGATGCTGAGGCTACTGGGCTCGATATTCACCACGGTTGGATCGGTGCAGGTGACAATGTCATCGGGCTTGGTGTTCTCCGCAAAGAGTAGCCCCGTGAGGATCTTGGTTGTGGAGGCGGGGTAGCGCTTGATATCCGCCCCGGACTCGTAGAGCACCTCGCCCGTGTCGTACTCCATGAGCAGGACACTGGGAGCCGAGAGCACCGGGGCCTTGCCTAGGTCGGCTTTGTAGAAGTAGCCGGGGAGCTTCCCCGCCTTGACCAGCGCGATGTGCTCCGCCTCGGTCTTGAAGGCGAGAGAGGGCTTGGCCCCCTGCTTGCGTCCCGGGCGGGCTTGGGCCGGCGCAAGTGCCAGCAGGAGCACGGTAAGAGCGAGGAGCCAGTGCCTCATAGCGCGCTCGCAGCCTCCAGAGAGAGGTGGGCTGCCTCTTGCTCGGATGCCGTCGGGGCATCGTCGGGGAGGGCCGGGAGCTCGTCGAGGCTGGTCAGGCCGAAGTAGTGTAAGAACGCATTGGTTGTCGCGTAGAGGATCGGGCGGCCGGGGGTCTGCTTGCGGCCCGCCTCACAGATCAGCTCGCGCTCCTGGAGGGTCTTGAGGACACCGTCGCAGGAGACCCCACGAATCGCCTCGACCTCGGCCTGGGTGGCGGGCTGGCGGTAGGCCACAATGGTCAGCGTCTCCAGCGCGGGCTTGGAGAGCCGGTTGGCGTGGGGAGCGAGGAGCTTGCCGATCGTCTCGCCGTACTCCGGGCGGGTGGCGAGCTGGAAGCCGCTGTCGAGCTCGATGATCCGCAGTCCGGAGTCTTGGTCACGGTAGCGCTGGCGCAGCTCTTCTAGAGCGTCGCGCACCGCGTCCTCGTCCCACTCCGTGGCCTTCACCAAGTCCTTGAGGCTCAACGGCTCACCGGAGACAAAGAGCAGGGCCTCCACCATTCCTAAAAGGCTACGCATCCTCGTCGGTCTCCTCGTCGCTATCGGGATCTACCATCGCGCTGTGGGGGGCGTCACGCTCGCTATCGGGCACAAAGATAAGACGGATCGGGCCGCAGAACTCGTCTTGCTGGACATCGATGGCGTTTTGCTTGAGGAGCTCCAGCAGTGCCAGAAACAGCAGGATGATCTCCAGGACCTCAAAGGGTGGGACGGGCAGTAGCTCCACGAGGTCCAAGCCCTCGGCACCGGCGCGCTCCACCTGGCCCAGCACCAGGCGCATCGTCATGCGGAGCGTGATCTTCTGGCGGCGCACACTGGTGATCGAGCGCTCGCCCGCGCCCACATCGGCGAGGATACGCTCCAGAGCGCGCAGCAAGGCATCGGCGGGGAGCTCACCAAACTTGGGAGGCAGGGCGTACTCGTTGGAGTAGGGCAGCGGCTCGCGGAAGAACGAGCGGTGGATCTCTCCCTCGCGCTGAAGAAGTGTCTCGGCGATCGCTTGGTACTGGCTGTACTCCAAGAGCCGCCGTACCAGCTCGGCGCGTGGGTCCTCGCCGACACCCGCTTCGTCTTCGAGCTCGTCTTTGGGGGGAGCGGGCAGGAGCAAGCGGGACTTGATCTCCAGCAGGGTCGCGGCCATCACCAGAAACTCCCCTGCTACGCCCAGGTCCAGGTTCTCCATGGCGTTGAGGTGGACTAGATACTGGTCGCAAAGCTCGGTGATAGGCAGGTCAAAGATATCCATACGACCGTGCCGCACCAGGTGGAGCAAGAGATCGAGTGGACCGTCGAAGTCGTGGATATGGACCGTGGGAGGCGGCGCAAGGGCGACCGGCATAGTAAAGGATTGTACCCAGTGCGACGCCCTGTCGCAACGCACGAGGCACGGTGACTTTTGCGGCTACAACTGGTCGGTGCGGAGGCGATAGCCGACACCTGGGACGGTGAGTAAGTAGCGGTCGCCGGTGATATTGGGCTCCAGCTTGCGCCGGAGGTGGGAGACATGGACATGAACCACGTGCACTTCATCGTAGTTCTCTCCCCAGACAGCGCGGAGCAGGTGGGAGTAGGGCAGGACATGGTCGACATGCAGCACTAGCTCGCGCAGGAGATCGAACTCAATCTTGGTGAGCTTGATCTCCTCACCGGAGCGCTTGACCTCGCGGCGCAGTAGGTCGATCACAAACGGGCCGATGGTGATGGCTTGTGCGCGGGGCGGGGCGCTTGCTTGGGCGCGGCGCAGGACCGCGCGCATGCGTGCAACCAGCTCCGCGGTGTGAAAGGGCTTGGTGAGGTAGTCGTCGGCTCCTAGCTCGAGCGCGGTCACTTTAATCCGCGGCGTGTCTGCCGCGGTCACCAGGATAATGGGGATACTCGACCACTGGCGAACCTGCCGGCAGACCTCCAGGCCATCTAGCTCCTCGATCCCAATATCAAGGAGCACCAGGTCGGGGGGATGCTGTGCGATTCGCTCCAAGGCGAGCCGGCCGCTGCGGACAACCTCGATCTCCCAGCCCCGCGCCGAGAGCTGGGACTGGAGGAGCTTCTGTATCGTGAGATCGTCCTCGACAAGAAGGACACGCTCTCCTTCTTGGAGGGGGAGGGTGAGGAGTGTTTCCATCTCGCCTAGACGCTCTCTCTCTCAGGGGCGGGCTCAGACGCGCTCAGGAGCGTACAGTGTGGTAGCGTCACAGTCACAGTCACTCCTCCGAAGGGCTCGTTTTGCGCGGATATCTGCCCCCCATGTCCCTCGACAAGAGTCCGGCAGATCGCGAGGCCGAGTCCGGTCCCCGCGGACATACTCGTGGTGCTTCGGCGATAGAACTTCTCAAAGATCTTCTCCTCCGTGCCAGGGGGGAGACTCTCCCCACGATTGGTCACCTGAAAGACAACCTCGGTCTCCCGTAGCTCGCCTACGAGGAGGAGGGGAGAGCCTTTAAAAGAGTACTTGAGCGCATTTTCAAGCAAGTTGAGCGCGACAATCTCCAGCTGGGTGGGATCCCCCATGACAAGGAGAGGGGTGGCGGGAAAGTGTGTTTGGATGGAGTGATCTTTACTGAGGACACGAACCCGCTCGAGGGCATTGGCGATGATATCGGTAAGGTCACAGGGCTCCTGCAGGACAGGCGCAACCTCCGACTCCAGTCGCGACATCTCCAGCAGGTTGCGGACGCGGCTTGCGAGGGTATCGAGCTCTTGGCTCACCAGAGTAAGGCACTCGGTGACCTCGGGGGAGAGCGAGGGTGGGAGAGCTTCTGGGGAGTCGGCCTCCAGGAGGTTGGAGACGGAGAGCTGCATCGTGGAGATGGGAGTCTTGAGGTCGTGAGAGATATTGGCCAGGAGGTCTGACTTGGCAAGGTTGAGCCTGTGGAGGGACTCATTGCGCTGCCCGAGGGCAAGAGCGAGCCGCTGAAGGCGCTCATAGAGTAAGAAAAGGTTCCAGCTGATCACGGGCACAGCGAGAAGGAGTGGGATGCCAACAATGGCGAAGTTTCTCAGCAGATACCGGTAGGGGGCAAAGGCTGCATCGGTGGGTTGCGCTACCAGAATCACCCAGCCGGGAACCAAGGTTGGGGTGTAGCCTACCATCTGTTCCTGCTGTGACGGCGCGAAGCTAGCCTCTAAGGGAGGAGGAATCCGGTAGAGCTCCGCTCCAGGACTGCCTTGTAGCGCCTTTTGGTAAGGGGCATAGTCAGGACGAACCCGGCGCTCCAGAAAACGGATTGCACTCTCTTGAGGAGCGGTGGCGTCACTGCTGGTAGCGACAATCCGCTGGGTGTTGTCGATCAGGATCACGGTGCCGCTGTAGAAACGAATGGAGGTCAGCCAGTCGTAGAAGTTCCCAAGGCGAAAGTAGGCAACGAGCACCCCCACCGCGATCCCTTGTTGATTCCGCACAGGAATCGCCATTGCCAGTGCTTCTTTCTCCTCCAGTCCCCTGAGATGAACGACATTATTGACCAGGGGGGGATCTTGTTTGTGGTGGGAGTATAGCTGAGCAAACCAGGGCTCTGCGGCAATACTTTGTGGGAACTCCGCAACCGCAGGGTACTCTGCGATCTGCTCTCCTTCCTGATTGTAGGTGGCGGCGGCCAAGAGGTCTGGCAGGAGGTCAACACTATCTTTGAGGGTACTAACCACCATCGACCGATCGTTTTTCTGAACCGCTTGCGTGAGAGTGGGGCGCTCTACGAGGGTATGAAGGATCGTAAATGCATTCTGACACCGTCGCTCTAGGAGGCGAGCACAGAGCCGTGCGGTATTTTGCGCTCGCCAAGCCGCGAGCCGGGTCTGATTGGAGTTTGCGCTGCTGAGGGTAATGGCGAGGTAGAGAACGAGGCTAAAGAACAAGACGAGGATCATGCTCAAGACAAGAGCTCTGTCTCGTCGCGATTGGGATAGACTGGTGGTAAGCCCTGTATCCGATACCTCCGAGTCGAACGGGGCATCGTGACGTGGGGGGATTTGAGGGCTTCTCCCGTGGGGAATCTTCATGGCGATCTCGTTGCAACTGACATTGTAGCACCCGCGGACTACACCACCGAGAGATCATGGATTCTTGAGGGAATCTTGAGACGATGCCCCTTCGGGGGAAGAGCATTTTAGCCAAGATTCGGGTACAACGGAGCCCGGGTCTGCATGTTTCTAATTTCCTGAAATTTCCACCGCGAAAACCAATGAAAATTAAGCTATTGCCTTTGTCGAAACAGCATCAGGGGGATTATGGTTCCTAAGGTTTGCCTCAGATTTCAAGAGAGGGGAACACTTGTCGTTTTGCGGCGAGATTGTCGTACCGGGACTCATTGGGGAGACAGACAATCATAATGGCTGGCAAAAAGAGCATCCTACATTTATTAAATTTTATCCCTTCTCATGAGCGGACTATGGATCACTTTATCCTGAGAATGGTGGGGCAGTTAAACCAATCAAAAGTTCACTCTATCTTTGTATTCCCTGCTGAGCCCTCCTTAGTGATGAAGGAGAGGCTCCTGGGCTTAGGTGCCGATTATAAAGTGTGTGCCTTCCCCTTAAATCCCCAGCGTGTGTCTACACTTGTTAAAGAGCTGGAAGGCTGTCACATTGATGTGATGCAGACAATGTTTATGTCTCCTTATAATGTGAGTTTGTTTATTTTTAAGTGGAGAGCTCGTGTCGGTAAGTGGATTTTTGTAGATCGGTCTAGTGGGAATTCCACAAGGGGTAGCGAAAAAAGTATTGGTAAGGATTTTTATCGTCGTATTCGTGGTTTTTTTTCTGGATTTGTAATCGATAGAGTGATCTCCGTCTCTGGTTATGTCGCTGCACGCGATCAGTTTGAGATGTTTTTGCCTGGCGATAAGATTCGTACTATCTACAATGGCATTGACCTCGCACGGTTCTCCGTTGCTCAGGCACCAGTTGCCAATGCGGTATTTACAGTGGTCTTTGCCGGACAGTTGATCCCCGAGAAAGGGCTTGAGCTACTCATTGAGGCCGTTGCGCAGCTGAAGGTACAAGATGGAATCGTGGTACAGGTAAAGGTTGCAGGTGCGGGCCGTAGTCAGAGTGAGCTGGTAGCTCTCGCAGAGCGCTTGGTGCCAGGGCAGATTCAGTTTCTGGGACAGGTCTCCGATCTGCAAGAGCACTTCCGAGCAGCGGATGCTGCTGTGTTTCCGTCGCGCTGGGCGGAGGCATTTGGCTTTGTGGTTGCTGAGGCCATGGCCTGTGGGCTGCCCGTGATTGTCTCCGATGCGGGGGCACTCCCTGAGGTCGTTGGGGCGGACCAGCAGGCGGGCTTGATCTTTGAGTCCGACGACGTCGGAGCGCTGGCACAGCAGCTCAAGAGGCTCTACAGCGACCCAGCGCGACGCCAGGCGATGGGGCTAATCGCACGTCAGCGCACCGAGACCCTGTTCTCTTTAGATCGAATGGTCGATGACTATGTTGCCGCCTGTTTAGAGCTTCTGCCAGACAACAAGGGCTAGCATTTGCCAGCAGACAAGCGATCTGGGGAAACGTGGGGTATACTCCTGACTAGCGCGCGTCTCTGACGCGCGGATGTCGTTTTCTGGATGCTTCCCCGGCAGTGACCCGCCGCCCCGTTGCGCGATTTCGAGTGGCGTGAGCGTGACCTGTGCCTGGTTGAGGCGTCGTTTCTTACTTTGTTTACTTAGGAGTACCTCATGCGACGACGGCGCACTGCCGCCTCTGCCGACGATGAAAACGTCGTGCTTGATGCTGTTAACAGCACCCCGACCACAACCGACACCGTCCCTGCCTCTGCAGAACCGGAACCTGTCACCGATATCCCCGCCCCTAAGCCGCGTCGACGAACCACGCGGGCGAAAGCCGAGACACCTGCTGTCGAGCCCGAGCCTACCGCTGTTGTCGAGCCCGCTGCGGTGGTGCCTGAGCCTGAGCCAGCGCCGGTAAAGCCACGGCGGACGCGCAAGCCCAAGGCCGTCGAGCCGGAGCTTGTCGTTGCGGCTGAGCCTGAGCCCGAGCCTGTGGTTCCCGAACCCGTGCTTGAGGAGAGTACCCCCGAGCCCGCCGAGTCTGCCTCGCGTCGCCGCCGCTCTCGTGCTCGAAAGGCACCGCTGGAGCCTACCGTCGGTCTGGAAGAGGCCCAGTCCATTCTCGCCGAGGTTGCGCCCGAGCCCGCTCTTGCCGCAGAGACCATCTCCATCGAGGAGCGGATTGTCGCTGAGGATCGCGACCCCCGCACGGGCCGCCGTCGCCGTGGCCGGGGAGGCCGCGACAGTAAGCCCACCGCCGAGCCCGAGCCGACTCCCGCCCCCGTTGCCGAGACGCCGGCAGAGACCGAGTCGGGAGACTCCGATCGCCCCCGGCGCGTTCGTGGGCTCCGGCGCACCCGGACGGTCGCTGCCCCCACCATGATGGTCTCGGGGGACGAGCTGCCGGTCGTGGTGCCTGTGGAGCTTCCCGAGCCTGTGGTTGCGGAGACCGACGAAGGAAAGCCCGCGCGGGTTCGTGGGGGACGGCGTGGTCGCCGCGACGGTGGCGCTGCCGCGCTCCTTCCCCCCCCGGTTGCTGGCCCTGTTGTCCCGCCCCCTGTGGAGCCGCTGCCGCCGCTCTACACGCCACTCCCCGCTGAGGTCCTCGCCAACTTGGTGGAGGCTAAGGTCGCGGTGCGTAAAGGTGTCGCCGAGCTCTTGATCGGTGGCGAGCCGCGCCTGCCGATGCTCTTCTTTGTCAATACCGAGATGGGCGAGGAGTTTCTTGCCAGCGCCCAGCGCCAGATTCGCTTCGCCTACGAAGCCGGCGTGCGCCTCTTTACGGTGCTCTGCCACCTGCCCTGGAAGACCCGCTCCGGGGAGCGGCGCTACGACCTGCTCGATAGCATCCTGCGCTTTGTCTCCGAGAACGCGCCTGAGGCACTGGTCCTGCCACGGCTGATCTTCTCGCCGCCCGCCTCGTGGGCCCGGCAGAATCCCGGTGAGATGGTGCGCTACGCCAGCGGCGAAGAGGGCGATGTCTCCCTGGGCTCCCGGCTGTTCTGGGAGAAGGAGGCCGAGGAGGCGCTCCGTGCCGCAGTCGAGCATGTTGCGCAGGGACCGCACGCCGCCCGGGTCTTTGGGTTCTACCTGGAGCACGGCGAGTGGCTGCATGAGAAGGGGGTCGGCTACGACCTCTCCGATGCCAATGTCGCCGCCTTCCGTAGCTGGCTGCGAGCGCGCTACAAGAGCTCGCTGGTCGCCTTCCGGGCTGCCTGGCACGATGGCCACGTGACCTTTGAGAACGCCGCGATTCCCGCCTGGCCCGTGCCACAGGGAACCGGGGTCTTCCTCGGAGCGCGTGAGACCCGCTGGTCGGACTTCCATCGCTTCATGAGCGAGCGTGTCGCCGAGGTGATCAATCGCCTCGCAAAGGCCGTGAAAGAGGCATCGGGCGGTCGCAGTGCGGTCGCAGTGAGCTGTGGCTACACCCTGGAGCTGGCACGCACGAGCTCGGGACACCTGGCGCTCTCCGATGTCCTGGCATCGCCGCATGTCGATATCCTCACCGCCCCGTTCTCCTACGCGGGCCGTCTTCCCGGTGGCGCTGCGCCGCTGCCCCTGCCGATTGAGTCGGTGGCGCTGGCGGGCAAGCTGTGCATCCTCGAAGACGATACCAAGACGTTTTTGGCGAGCGGGACGACCCCGGATACCTACAACCCGCATGTTCCGACGGTCGAGGGGACCCGCGCGGTGCATGTCCGCAACTTTGGAGCCGCGCTTGC from the Armatimonas rosea genome contains:
- a CDS encoding choice-of-anchor Y domain-containing protein, which gives rise to MKRLLALSVPLLALSAPAVAQTTLYDGAGGQRVSQYGGWLVFPPGFETFAGGATVLNTTLPDNSTQAGFSRFDQTLNRTQGFSLGFTLKVDSETHDGVNGPNRSGVSVIAITSDLMGIELGFWSDRIWAQSGPSFTKAEEGFFDTTAALTNYSLQISGSNYQLLANGTSVVSGALRNYSSSGLLAYNTTNFLFFGDNTTSARGAFRTSRVTLTNAPEPGTVGLLALGGLLLAHRRRRKE
- a CDS encoding SMI1/KNR4 family protein, coding for MNTLPPSWKTAFSLVEPWLGAPLTPEEGLSAMELDALNQELGRPLPALVRAWYGAVGKCERLYHPGSQLHLTPYTQLEWCSLWDDLEGEGLAGEEADYPRRLILYDENQYLYSWVVLESDSHLANPPVYIEDADGVLGSEYLLLPSTAYFSDFAAQALAFELVTSADHPLELDTPTPLADAARLFSPVADEPLVHPQELRFWFTDSILAATMDDTWFCAEALSEEARQDFESHLKGNL
- a CDS encoding D-alanyl-D-alanine carboxypeptidase family protein, which encodes MRHWLLALTVLLLALAPAQARPGRKQGAKPSLAFKTEAEHIALVKAGKLPGYFYKADLGKAPVLSAPSVLLMEYDTGEVLYESGADIKRYPASTTKILTGLLFAENTKPDDIVTCTDPTVVNIEPSSLSIKPGERFRAEQLLYGFLLRSANDGGVVIAEHVAGSVPAFAEKMNTRAAELGATNSHFVNPHGLHNPNHYTTARDLALIARAALQNPRFADAVGTPKRTISRSINFKDLVVASKAKKSFYDVVPGADGVKTGFTNAARHCFVGSATRNGRRLLAVILAAPSNAVGDTVPLIEWGFARFSAKTVAVSGQRTAWVPTRLGAEGRVAATVAETLHITQDRLRPSTIETRVTPTTNTAPIAQGQAVASLTVLRDGKPVTQVPLTATRAVKRSVVQATGRSPWLWVGLLGGGGGLLLLLRQRQLAQERARRARRRRRRAIAPPLTDEPPLPRNTTQPQ
- the scpB gene encoding SMC-Scp complex subunit ScpB, with protein sequence MRSLLGMVEALLFVSGEPLSLKDLVKATEWDEDAVRDALEELRQRYRDQDSGLRIIELDSGFQLATRPEYGETIGKLLAPHANRLSKPALETLTIVAYRQPATQAEVEAIRGVSCDGVLKTLQERELICEAGRKQTPGRPILYATTNAFLHYFGLTSLDELPALPDDAPTASEQEAAHLSLEAASAL
- a CDS encoding segregation and condensation protein A; protein product: MPVALAPPPTVHIHDFDGPLDLLLHLVRHGRMDIFDLPITELCDQYLVHLNAMENLDLGVAGEFLVMAATLLEIKSRLLLPAPPKDELEDEAGVGEDPRAELVRRLLEYSQYQAIAETLLQREGEIHRSFFREPLPYSNEYALPPKFGELPADALLRALERILADVGAGERSITSVRRQKITLRMTMRLVLGQVERAGAEGLDLVELLPVPPFEVLEIILLFLALLELLKQNAIDVQQDEFCGPIRLIFVPDSERDAPHSAMVDPDSDEETDEDA
- a CDS encoding response regulator transcription factor; its protein translation is METLLTLPLQEGERVLLVEDDLTIQKLLQSQLSARGWEIEVVRSGRLALERIAQHPPDLVLLDIGIEELDGLEVCRQVRQWSSIPIILVTAADTPRIKVTALELGADDYLTKPFHTAELVARMRAVLRRAQASAPPRAQAITIGPFVIDLLRREVKRSGEEIKLTKIEFDLLRELVLHVDHVLPYSHLLRAVWGENYDEVHVVHVHVSHLRRKLEPNITGDRYLLTVPGVGYRLRTDQL
- a CDS encoding sensor histidine kinase, whose product is MILVLFFSLVLYLAITLSSANSNQTRLAAWRAQNTARLCARLLERRCQNAFTILHTLVERPTLTQAVQKNDRSMVVSTLKDSVDLLPDLLAAATYNQEGEQIAEYPAVAEFPQSIAAEPWFAQLYSHHKQDPPLVNNVVHLRGLEEKEALAMAIPVRNQQGIAVGVLVAYFRLGNFYDWLTSIRFYSGTVILIDNTQRIVATSSDATAPQESAIRFLERRVRPDYAPYQKALQGSPGAELYRIPPPLEASFAPSQQEQMVGYTPTLVPGWVILVAQPTDAAFAPYRYLLRNFAIVGIPLLLAVPVISWNLFLLYERLQRLALALGQRNESLHRLNLAKSDLLANISHDLKTPISTMQLSVSNLLEADSPEALPPSLSPEVTECLTLVSQELDTLASRVRNLLEMSRLESEVAPVLQEPCDLTDIIANALERVRVLSKDHSIQTHFPATPLLVMGDPTQLEIVALNLLENALKYSFKGSPLLLVGELRETEVVFQVTNRGESLPPGTEEKIFEKFYRRSTTSMSAGTGLGLAICRTLVEGHGGQISAQNEPFGGVTVTVTLPHCTLLSASEPAPERESV
- a CDS encoding glycosyltransferase yields the protein MISVSGYVAARDQFEMFLPGDKIRTIYNGIDLARFSVAQAPVANAVFTVVFAGQLIPEKGLELLIEAVAQLKVQDGIVVQVKVAGAGRSQSELVALAERLVPGQIQFLGQVSDLQEHFRAADAAVFPSRWAEAFGFVVAEAMACGLPVIVSDAGALPEVVGADQQAGLIFESDDVGALAQQLKRLYSDPARRQAMGLIARQRTETLFSLDRMVDDYVAACLELLPDNKG